ATTTTTCAAAATCATGACTTTTGGTTTTAACTGGCTCATTAATTTCTTTCTCCGATGGAATAGTGCGGCCTAGTTCTGCTACAGACAATTGGTGGAGACGATAGATAAAATATCTACCCATTAAGCTATCACCGTCTCTTTTGTATGTATCTAACCGGGAACTGCCTGTAACTATAATTTTTGCTTTACCCTTATACATATCAAAGAAGCCTTTTAAAAAAGTCTTCCACTTTCCATATTTATGAATTTCGTCGAACACGATAATGGGTATTTCAGCGGCCAATGTATCTAGCCCCGCATAACTGGCAACATTATTAACCCCATCTAATATAATTTTTCTATGATCCAAATTATCCCAGTTCAAATACAAAAAATGGCTCGATAGGTCTTTAGCCATGAGACTCACTGTCGTTTTTCCTGCCTGCCTGGGACCGACAAGAAAAATCATTTGCTGATACCGGTCAAAATGTTCTTTTATAACAGATGTATATATTCTTTTCATCTTATCCCCTTGAATTTCACTATAAAAACATTCACCTTTTATTGTGACTATTTTACTATATATCTAAAATTAGTCAAGACTATTTTTACATACATCTAAAATTGGTCATACCTTTAATCCAATCAATTTTAAGACATTTTCTTTTGTGAATATCTCTATATCCGACGGGTTTTCAAGGAAATTCTCAACATCTCCCTTAACCTTTTTCCAATCCGCATCTTGAACAATGTTATATAAAAACGATCTCCAATTATCTTGTGATAAAACCTCTCCTTGCCACTGCGTTTGAGACAATGCGTTATTCAAGAGCGCTAAGTTTGAGACTATGTCTTTCCATTTAGAAAAATACCAGCCAATATCAAAGTAATCCCTGCCTTTAGTGTACTTTCTGTTCAGCAGTGCATGCAATTTACCTGC
This sequence is a window from Candidatus Ancaeobacter aquaticus. Protein-coding genes within it:
- a CDS encoding nucleotidyl transferase AbiEii/AbiGii toxin family protein, producing the protein MRKHYERVCFRISGFSRRLYIKIDTKPPQGSVLETSIVNKYFPIAFLTYDLPSLFAGKLHALLNRKYTKGRDYFDIGWYFSKWKDIVSNLALLNNALSQTQWQGEVLSQDNWRSFLYNIVQDADWKKVKGDVENFLENPSDIEIFTKENVLKLIGLKV